A DNA window from Paralichthys olivaceus isolate ysfri-2021 chromosome 3, ASM2471397v2, whole genome shotgun sequence contains the following coding sequences:
- the pigx gene encoding phosphatidylinositol-glycan biosynthesis class X protein, which produces MYLILLSLLTWLATCQCSIEQDTKDCDPLKLCLESTSMSVELSKQGFHREVITTVELSPAVLGSVRVLLVYRWPQGVFIDPYQLASLRDQRDWQILIDSAIDLEEPAQKTSGFVSYVFPTPDDPTPRLLKVTIPIHGRYHEASSVGKTFTSVDIQPPELLLRDDKCLQLKNLEPCTVVDAPCSVDNSSTCSWVKIQQHQHGPVSVQIPVGDRSLVMPVCGGTLLVTMICCVVLSKYMWNHQIIQ; this is translated from the exons atgtatttgataTTGCTCTCTTTGTTGACCTGGTTAGCAACATGTCAATGTTCTATCGAACAGG ACACAAAGGATTGTGATCCTCTGAAGCTGTGTCTTGAATCCACATCAATGTCTGTGGAGCTTAGTAAACAAGGTTTCCACAG GGAGGTGATAACCACTGTTGAGCTCAGCCCTGCTGTGCTCGGTAGTGTCAGAGTTTTGCTGGTTTATCGATGGCCTCAAGGTGTCTTCATCGATCCCTACCAGCTCGCATCCCTGAGAGATCAAAGGGATTGGCAG ATATTGATCGATTCAGCCATTGACCTTGAGGAGCCTGCTCAAAAGACTTCAGGATTTGTCAGCTATGTGTTTCCCACCCCTGACGATCCAACTCCCAGGCTGCTAAAAGTAACAATTCCGATACATGGCCGCTATCACGAGGCCTCTTCTGTTGGGAAAACATTTACATCTGTCGACATCCAAcctcctgagctgctgctaCGGGATGACAAAT GTTTGCAGCTGAAAAACTTGGAACCTTGCACTGTTGTGGATGCCCCCTGCAGTGTAGATAACTCAAGCACTTGTTCATGGGTTAAAATCCAGCAGCATCAG CATGGTCCCGTGAGTGTGCAGATCCCAGTCGGTGACAGGTCTCTGGTGATGCCTGTGTGTGGTGGAACTCTTCTGGTCACAATGATCTGCTGTGTGGTGCTGTCCAAATACATGTGGAATCATCAAATAATTCAGTAA